Within Pseudomonadota bacterium, the genomic segment AGCGGCCGCCCCTACACGGCGCTCGAGCGGAGAATGCTCGAGCTCCCCTTGTGTCGCGCCACGCAGGAGCGCTTCGTCGTGTTCCAGCGCGCCCTGCAGGCCAGGGTGCGTGATGGGGCTCGCCTGGGCTCACTCCCCTGCGGTCTCATGGACGACCTGCTCTCCCTCGACTTCAGCGGGGTCGGCGAGTTCGAGCTCGTGGGCATCGATCTCGACGCAGAATCGCTGCGCCAGGCTGCCGCCAACGCCGAGCGGCGCGGCCTGTTCTCGCGCGCCGCGTTCCGACGGGAGGATGGCTGGGATCGGGGTGACGACGAGCTCGACGTGCTCACCAGCAACGGCTTGAACATCTACGAGCCGGATGATGCGCGGGTCGTGGCCCTCTACCGCGCGTTCCGCCATCGAATCCGTAAAGGAGGCACGCTCGTCACGAGTGCGCTCACGACGGCAGATGAGTGGGACGGCACCGCGATTGACGCAGACGAGGCGAGGCTGCAGCGCATTCTGTTCGCGGACGTAATCGGGGTGCGGTTCAGCTGCCTTCGAACCGAAGCCCAGACTCGCGCCCAGCTGGGTGAGGCCGGGTTCGAGGTCGAAGACGTGACGTATGACCGCGCGCGCCTCTTCCCCACGTTTGTGGCGAAGCGTCGCTGACGCGGTCTACTTCAGCAGGATGCCGCTGGTGACGTACTGGGGGTAGCCCGGGCTGCACAGGTCAGAGACCACGGTGGAGTGCACGCCCTGGCAGAACAGGGTGAACATGGTGCCGGTGCTGTACGAGTAGGTGTAGGTCGCGCCGTTGCTTGGGCAGATGATGTTCGAAGGCAGGTAGGGACGGGTGCCAGACGTGGCCGTGGTGAGCAGCGTCAGGGCGCTGGGCAGCTGCTGGCCGTTGTCGTTGGCGTAGAGGTTGACGGCCTTGGCGATGGTGTTCAGGTTGCCCTGGCAGGCCGTGAACTGGGCCACGAAGCGGGCTCGCGCGAAGCGAGGCATGAGGATGGCGGCCAGCAGGCCGATGATGACGAGTACCGTGAGCAGTTCGACGAGGGTGAAGCCTCGTGCCGAGCGACGTTTCAAATGCATGCCAGACAAGCCTCCGCAAGCGCTTTTCTGGCATGTTTTTGCGGAGGCTCCTGAAATCCTTCAGGGTCTTTTACTCTGTTCTGCTTGCGCGTCTACGTAACGAGAGACGCGCAATGGGTCATTTCAGCACGATTCCGCTGGTGACGTACTGTGGGTATCCTGCACCGCACAGGTCGGAGACCACGGTGGAGTGAACGCCCTGGCAGTA encodes:
- a CDS encoding class I SAM-dependent methyltransferase, which encodes MSTSMANESSMITHAVEPPDLEAVVSAARARIVAAGDLPHVTVDEQLALLEGLTEFPMGRFMLVNRGWNGWFTGFAVVYHPTVGREKGADESGRPYTALERRMLELPLCRATQERFVVFQRALQARVRDGARLGSLPCGLMDDLLSLDFSGVGEFELVGIDLDAESLRQAAANAERRGLFSRAAFRREDGWDRGDDELDVLTSNGLNIYEPDDARVVALYRAFRHRIRKGGTLVTSALTTADEWDGTAIDADEARLQRILFADVIGVRFSCLRTEAQTRAQLGEAGFEVEDVTYDRARLFPTFVAKRR
- a CDS encoding type II secretion system protein; its protein translation is MHLKRRSARGFTLVELLTVLVIIGLLAAILMPRFARARFVAQFTACQGNLNTIAKAVNLYANDNGQQLPSALTLLTTATSGTRPYLPSNIICPSNGATYTYSYSTGTMFTLFCQGVHSTVVSDLCSPGYPQYVTSGILLK